In Bythopirellula goksoeyrii, a single window of DNA contains:
- the ccsA gene encoding cytochrome c biogenesis protein, producing MATTEIQDYRETIPPHITTSQTARKISLFAEIIAGFASLRLTVVLFALSIFLILAGTLAQIDHDIWFVVHRYFRTLVAWIDVQIFFPRSWDIAGVFPFPGGWTLGALLGANLLAAHLTRFKVSGSGNQLRFGSGLIVVGILLTYAAVQSGLGDNVRSELSPQFCNGLWHALRAALGASTLLFAYRLALNFPNRAKTGSSWLWWLGAATCTVLVAVTLWLFIHPEAQLDPSGLRILWQLIKGAAAGLVLLAGCRLVFGQRAGIVLLHGGVGLLMFSELHTGLTAEEARMQIAEGQTVNYAEDIRSAELAIVDKSGPEKDKVTVVPVSMLRAAADSGEIIEHPALPFAIRVTEFLPNAVTRLAQPGETTRATEGWGTMRIVEQRPKSTGASTEQAVDLPAAYLELLTKQDHEPLGTYLTWALPSSAAMTESLEIDGKPYEMQMQFKRMMKPYSVELLDFRFDRYVGTETPKNFSSEVRLTDPANHVDREAKIWMNNPLRYGGDTLYQADWDKETERGTVLQVVSNTGWMIPYVACMLVAAGMLYHFGLTFTRFANRKTNAAVLAARQSPMEVLSDWRSPQVWIPALVLLLFVGWVAGRARPHQLPPTEMQIYEFGKLPLAYEGRIQPYDTMARNMLTVLSGKGEVDQSPKVPAIRWLLDVIANTRAAQDYRIIRIENLDVLQTLNLEPRDGFRYSIAELAEENEETMKQWKLAMEVPEAQRTFVQQKFLDLARKLVLYRTLQNSFASPAVRTDSRENLMADLSRLGQEIQALDPKSPRAIPPATPEEPWQIMLAAEANFIVDSISGKPVNEAIPSLRAVLDAYRSGDLEKFNSSVASYQELVAERSAADTEFAAKLNDNPDALSRKTAEILDLNRIDYEAYINQFNPFVLAMALYLVCFVLSACSWLGWTAILNRSANWLLWFTFLLHTYALGARIYISGRPPVTNLYSSAVFIGWAAVLFALVYEHVYRRGLGNLLAAVVGFPTLFIAYNLAGDGDTYMVLQAVLDTQFWLATHVVCITLGYATTILAGMMGLVYVFMALVLNRLDAENRKQLIRMMYGTICFALFFSFVGTVLGGLWADDSWGRFWGWDPKENGALIIVLWNALVLHARWGGMLAHRSLAVLAVFGNVVTAWSWFGVNLMGVGLHSYGFTEGRLKWLVLFVASQLAAMLLGALGRSPGDTTSQEA from the coding sequence GTGGCAACTACTGAAATCCAAGATTATCGAGAAACCATTCCCCCCCACATAACAACATCGCAAACGGCCCGCAAAATAAGCCTCTTTGCAGAAATAATCGCTGGGTTTGCCTCGCTGCGCCTGACCGTGGTTCTCTTTGCTCTGAGTATTTTCCTCATCCTTGCCGGTACGCTAGCGCAAATCGACCACGATATTTGGTTTGTCGTCCATCGCTATTTCCGCACATTGGTTGCCTGGATTGATGTGCAAATATTTTTCCCGCGTTCTTGGGACATCGCCGGCGTTTTTCCGTTTCCTGGTGGGTGGACCTTAGGGGCCCTCTTGGGGGCTAACCTGCTGGCTGCCCATCTCACACGATTCAAAGTTAGTGGCTCGGGCAATCAACTAAGATTTGGAAGCGGTCTGATTGTCGTGGGCATACTGTTAACCTACGCGGCTGTGCAAAGCGGATTAGGTGATAATGTCCGAAGTGAACTCTCCCCTCAGTTTTGCAATGGTCTATGGCATGCCCTGAGGGCAGCTTTGGGGGCCTCTACCTTATTGTTTGCCTATCGACTTGCCTTGAATTTCCCCAATCGCGCCAAAACAGGTTCCTCCTGGTTGTGGTGGCTTGGGGCGGCGACTTGCACCGTACTAGTCGCTGTGACGCTCTGGTTGTTCATCCATCCAGAAGCACAGCTTGACCCTTCAGGACTGCGAATCCTTTGGCAACTTATCAAGGGCGCAGCAGCTGGACTGGTACTCTTGGCCGGCTGCCGGCTTGTCTTTGGGCAGCGTGCTGGGATCGTGCTTCTGCACGGCGGGGTTGGTCTGTTGATGTTTAGTGAATTGCACACAGGCCTCACTGCTGAGGAAGCCCGCATGCAAATTGCCGAGGGGCAAACCGTCAACTACGCAGAAGACATTCGCAGTGCCGAGTTAGCCATCGTCGACAAATCAGGTCCAGAGAAAGACAAAGTGACCGTGGTCCCCGTGTCGATGTTACGGGCGGCTGCTGACTCGGGCGAAATAATCGAGCACCCTGCCCTCCCCTTTGCCATTCGCGTGACCGAATTTCTACCCAACGCGGTAACACGACTTGCACAGCCTGGTGAAACGACCCGCGCAACCGAGGGATGGGGAACCATGCGGATAGTCGAGCAGCGTCCCAAGAGTACTGGTGCCTCGACCGAGCAAGCGGTCGATCTGCCGGCCGCGTACTTAGAATTACTTACCAAACAGGACCATGAGCCTCTAGGCACCTATCTTACGTGGGCCTTGCCCTCATCGGCAGCCATGACTGAGAGTCTTGAAATTGATGGTAAGCCGTACGAAATGCAAATGCAGTTTAAGCGGATGATGAAACCGTATTCAGTGGAACTCTTGGATTTCCGCTTCGACCGGTATGTCGGAACGGAGACCCCCAAAAACTTTTCCTCGGAAGTTCGTCTGACGGACCCCGCCAATCACGTCGATCGCGAGGCGAAAATCTGGATGAATAATCCCCTCCGCTATGGTGGTGACACGCTCTATCAGGCCGACTGGGATAAGGAAACCGAACGTGGCACCGTCTTGCAAGTGGTTTCCAACACCGGATGGATGATCCCCTACGTCGCTTGCATGCTGGTCGCGGCCGGGATGTTGTACCATTTTGGTCTGACCTTCACTCGCTTTGCCAATCGCAAGACAAACGCTGCAGTGTTGGCAGCACGCCAATCACCAATGGAAGTACTTTCCGATTGGCGTTCTCCGCAGGTCTGGATTCCTGCGTTGGTACTGCTCCTCTTTGTAGGTTGGGTAGCCGGACGGGCGCGTCCCCACCAGCTTCCGCCCACGGAAATGCAGATATACGAATTTGGCAAATTGCCGTTGGCCTACGAGGGGCGTATCCAACCGTACGATACGATGGCTCGCAATATGCTGACAGTGCTCTCCGGCAAGGGGGAAGTGGATCAAAGCCCGAAGGTCCCTGCTATCCGCTGGTTGCTTGATGTAATTGCCAATACCCGCGCCGCTCAGGACTACCGCATCATTCGCATTGAGAATCTCGATGTGTTGCAAACGCTAAATCTCGAACCTCGCGATGGTTTTCGATACAGCATCGCGGAATTGGCAGAGGAAAATGAAGAAACCATGAAACAGTGGAAGTTGGCAATGGAGGTCCCGGAGGCTCAGCGTACATTTGTCCAGCAGAAATTCTTGGATTTGGCGAGAAAGCTTGTCCTTTATCGAACTTTGCAAAATTCCTTTGCATCACCCGCCGTGCGTACGGATTCTCGAGAGAATTTGATGGCGGATCTTTCCAGGCTTGGCCAAGAAATCCAAGCTCTCGACCCCAAAAGCCCCCGCGCTATCCCCCCCGCCACACCTGAAGAACCCTGGCAGATCATGCTTGCGGCCGAGGCGAATTTCATTGTGGACAGCATTTCAGGAAAGCCTGTGAATGAAGCGATCCCCTCCCTGCGCGCCGTTCTTGACGCCTACCGCTCCGGCGATTTGGAAAAGTTCAATTCGTCGGTTGCCTCCTATCAAGAGCTGGTTGCTGAGCGGTCCGCTGCTGATACAGAATTCGCCGCCAAGCTTAATGATAATCCCGATGCACTCTCCCGAAAGACCGCAGAGATTCTTGACCTAAATCGCATCGACTATGAGGCCTACATCAACCAGTTTAATCCTTTTGTACTTGCCATGGCCCTGTATCTGGTGTGCTTCGTCCTCTCGGCCTGTTCCTGGCTCGGCTGGACGGCAATTCTCAACCGCAGTGCGAATTGGCTGTTGTGGTTCACGTTCTTGCTGCATACTTATGCCCTGGGAGCTCGCATCTATATTTCTGGTCGTCCCCCGGTGACAAATCTTTATTCTTCAGCCGTGTTTATCGGCTGGGCCGCCGTCCTTTTTGCGTTGGTCTACGAGCATGTCTACCGTCGTGGGCTAGGAAATCTGTTGGCGGCAGTGGTCGGGTTTCCCACCCTGTTCATCGCGTACAACCTGGCCGGCGACGGCGATACCTACATGGTCTTGCAAGCCGTTCTGGATACCCAGTTCTGGCTAGCCACCCACGTGGTCTGCATCACGCTCGGTTACGCGACAACCATCTTAGCCGGCATGATGGGCCTGGTTTATGTTTTCATGGCACTAGTGCTGAATCGGCTGGACGCCGAAAACCGGAAACAACTCATCCGCATGATGTACGGCACAATCTGCTTCGCTCTCTTTTTCAGCTTCGTGGGGACCGTCCTGGGTGGCCTCTGGGCCGACGATTCCTGGGGGCGCTTCTGGGGTTGGGACCCAAAAGAAAACGGTGCCCTAATCATCGTCCTCTGGAACGCCCTTGTGTTGCACGCTCGCTGGGGCGGCATGCTGGCTCACCGCAGCCTGGCCGTGCTGGCCGTTTTTGGAAACGTGGTCACAGCTTGGTCTTGGTTCGGCGTTAATCTGATGGGAGTTGGTCTACACTCCTACGGTTTCACCGAAGGCCGCCTAAAATGGCTCGTGCTATTCGTTGCTAGCCAATTGGCAGCGATGCTTCTGGGTGCACTTGGAAGGTCTCCAGGAGACACAACTTCCCAAGAGGCATAA